One Methanococcus aeolicus Nankai-3 DNA segment encodes these proteins:
- a CDS encoding class I SAM-dependent methyltransferase, with translation MHYFSENPESARNETTIEGIIRNKKFTFKTDSGIFSPKKIDKGTKILVEALQLGKNYDILDIGCGYGVVGISIANEVNSITMTDINNRAVNLAKKNLKLNNIDKYLEEDKITIVQGNLYQNVKNKKYDLIISNPPIKAGKDIIQQIIKDGKEILKQNGSIWLVIQTKHGAKSITKYMEEIYGNVEIITIKGGFRVLKSVNK, from the coding sequence ATGCACTATTTTTCTGAAAACCCCGAATCAGCAAGAAATGAAACCACCATTGAAGGAATAATTAGAAATAAAAAATTTACATTTAAAACAGATTCTGGAATATTCTCCCCTAAAAAGATAGATAAAGGGACTAAAATATTGGTAGAAGCCCTACAATTAGGTAAAAACTATGATATTCTAGATATAGGATGCGGTTATGGTGTTGTGGGAATATCCATAGCAAATGAAGTAAATAGCATCACTATGACAGACATAAATAATAGGGCAGTAAATCTTGCAAAAAAGAATTTAAAGCTAAATAATATTGATAAATATCTTGAAGAAGACAAAATAACAATAGTCCAGGGCAATTTATATCAAAATGTAAAAAATAAAAAATATGATTTAATTATCTCAAATCCTCCAATAAAGGCAGGAAAAGATATAATACAACAGATAATAAAAGACGGAAAAGAAATTTTAAAGCAAAATGGTAGTATTTGGCTTGTAATTCAAACAAAACATGGGGCAAAATCCATAACAAAATATATGGAAGAAATATATGGAAATGTGGAAATAATCACAATTAAAGGGGGATTTAGAGTTTTAAAGTCCGTAAATAAATAA
- a CDS encoding aspartate aminotransferase family protein: MDYFSEIYDNIDEKTMIKNDKKYIIGTYGRYGIVPVKGYGMIVEDINGKKYKDFLAGIGVNNVGHCHPEVVKTLQKQAELLIHTSNLYHIIPQVQLGKKLVELTGMDKAFFSNSGAEANEAAIKLARKHGKNNNIGEGEIITMEHSFHGRTLTTITATAKPAYQEGYEPLPKGFKYVKFNDIEALKEGISNKTTAIMLEPIQGEGGIHIADKEYLKGVRDICNDKNIVLIFDEVQCGMGRTGKMFAYEHYNIKPDILTLAKALGGGAPIGATIATEEVATAFTPGSHGTTFGGNPLACSASYASVRVLEGLLENTQNMGEYFITELNKLKNKYGFIKEVRGIGLMIGIELSFNGGDIVKKMLEKGYLINCTSDVVLRFLPPLIVEKTDIDGLINALDEVFSEI; this comes from the coding sequence ATGGATTATTTCTCTGAGATTTATGATAATATCGATGAAAAAACAATGATAAAAAATGATAAAAAATACATAATTGGAACATATGGGAGATATGGAATCGTCCCAGTAAAGGGATATGGGATGATTGTAGAAGACATCAACGGAAAAAAATATAAGGATTTTCTTGCTGGTATTGGCGTAAATAATGTAGGGCATTGCCATCCAGAAGTAGTTAAAACATTGCAAAAACAGGCGGAGCTCCTTATTCATACATCAAATTTATACCACATAATACCACAAGTTCAACTCGGTAAAAAATTGGTGGAATTAACTGGAATGGATAAAGCCTTTTTCTCAAACAGTGGGGCTGAAGCCAATGAAGCCGCAATAAAACTTGCTCGAAAACATGGGAAAAACAACAACATAGGAGAGGGAGAAATTATTACTATGGAACATAGCTTCCACGGTAGAACTTTAACCACAATAACGGCAACGGCAAAACCAGCATATCAAGAAGGATATGAACCACTCCCAAAAGGATTTAAATATGTTAAATTTAATGATATTGAAGCACTAAAAGAAGGCATATCAAATAAAACAACGGCAATAATGTTGGAACCTATTCAAGGGGAAGGGGGCATACATATAGCAGATAAAGAATATTTAAAAGGAGTTAGAGACATCTGCAATGATAAAAATATAGTGTTAATATTTGATGAAGTTCAATGTGGTATGGGGAGAACAGGAAAAATGTTTGCATATGAACATTATAATATAAAACCAGACATATTAACATTGGCAAAAGCTCTCGGTGGTGGAGCTCCGATAGGTGCAACAATTGCAACGGAAGAAGTGGCGACTGCCTTTACACCAGGAAGTCATGGAACCACATTTGGAGGAAATCCATTAGCCTGTTCTGCATCTTATGCATCAGTTAGAGTATTAGAAGGACTTTTAGAAAATACTCAAAATATGGGAGAATATTTTATAACTGAATTAAATAAATTAAAAAATAAATATGGATTTATTAAAGAGGTTAGAGGAATAGGATTAATGATAGGAATAGAACTATCATTTAATGGTGGAGATATTGTTAAAAAAATGCTTGAAAAAGGTTATTTAATAAATTGCACATCAGATGTGGTTTTAAGATTTTTGCCACCGCTTATCGTGGAAAAAACAGATATTGATGGATTGATTAATGCCTTAGATGAAGTATTTTCAGAAATATAG